The DNA sequence CAGTCCAACCTGCTCCAACCGAAACCGCGCCCATGATTTCTGAAGCGATGATGGCGCTGTCAGGGGATCTAAGTGAAAAGCCTATTCAATGGCTTCTCATGGCTGCCCAGCATTATGAAGTAACCGGCAGGCTCCAACTTGGTCTTGCGGCCTGTCCGGTGAACATTCAGTTTGGCTTAGGACGACCACTGCACGCCCAGTCGCCTTTCTGCGTCGGTTCAGAGGCTATTCTCGACCTATTTATCTGGAAAGACGGCAGAATCCAATTCGAGACGGGCAAGCACCCTGAACACGTTTCAGTACATGAGTCGGTCGAGGAATTAATACAACGCGGTGAGGCTTACGCCGAAAGCCAGGTCTTCCTGGAGCAGCACGCAATCAACGAGCTTTCGTTTTTAATGCGACCGCCGACGCGAGTTAGCACCGAAGATATTGAGAAGCGCCTTAAGGATGGGCAGCCCATAGACACCAACATCCAGATGGAGTTTTATTCGAACATCTACGGCACGCGCAACATCAAAGACACAGCCGAAAAGCTCAGTTTGCAGCCGAGCCGCTGGACTTCGATAGCGGCGAACCTCTTGCAACTGGGAATCTTGTTTACACCAGACGGAAGAAGCATCGCGACGATTGCGGATAAGCGGGTGACTGAGCCTAAACCAACGGCCGAATTCGAAGCTCTAAAACTACCAACCGCCGATTCGCCGCCCCAACCGGTAGCACAAGCTGCTGCTGGAGGAGCATTGTCCAGTCTGTGGCAGACGAAGGCAACGGTGCATACCCCGCCAGTACAGGCACCACCGCTCGCTTCAGAAGTAACCATGACTCCAGCCACCATGGCACAGTCTGGAATCGCCAATCACATCGTCACCCTTGACCAGACAGACTATAACCGCGTTCTGGGCTTGCTCAGTTCGCCTGACGACGGCATCTATACATTCGAAGCCCTGCAATTTTTCCTGGCCAAAGAATTTGCCAGAGCTTGCCGCTTCAAGACTAGTTTGACTCTGGTTCTTTACACGATAACTTGCAGAGAACCAGCGGTACCACCGGCGATATCACAACTGGTCACTACGACTGTCAGTCGCATCAAACGAGATGTAGATGTGTTCGGACACTTCGGCACCCGAGCCTATGCTTTGCTGCTGCCTAATATCGAAAGCAATCAGGCTTGTTTACTGGTCGACCGAATCAGCAAAGACCTTTTGGAAGTCAATCCAACGCTAAAGGATAGCGGAGTCGCGCTCCATTTTGGACTCGCTTCAGTTCCAGGTGACACAAGTGAGATCAACGGGCTTGTGAAAGCTGCTCAGGTTTCCATGTTCCATGCTACGAGCAACAGACTTTTGCGAACACAGGCACAACAGCTTCGCCAATAAGCATCTCGAGATCTTAAAGCTTCGCCAGGAGACACATCTCTACCGCCTGATTCTGTTCAAATTGACCACAGTATCTGGCAGACTGTCTTCAAAAGCTTTTGCTTGCTCCGTGCTGATATTAGAGCAGTCGCGAAAGTCGACCAGGCGCAAATTCTTTAGCCCACGCAGAACCTCAAATGATTTCGGCGTCAGACCACAATCATTGAAGTTGATGAACACTAAATTCTTCAGACGCGACAGATGCTCTACGCCCTTATCGGAAATGTGACAGCTTGCTAAATCCAAACTCCGCAGTTTCGGATTTAGATAAGCGAGATCGTCATCGCGCAAACTTGATCCTGAAGCATCGAGAACGACTAGATGTGGCATTTCTTGCAGCTCTTTCAAAACGCCGATCGGTACACGACAGTTGTTGATGCCGACATATCGCAACTGCAATTTACCAAAGCCTCTAAACGTAGAATTGTTGGAAGAAGAACCTGAGAGATCAAGCTCACGCTCGTCCCTGGAATGATGAAACCGAACCACCGTGTTCGGCAAGGCGGTTGCTAGTTCATCAACATCTTTTTTCCGTATCCCGGCATTATTTTGAAGGTCCACATAATACAGATTCGGCAGCATTTTCAAATACTTCAGTGACGCTGCAGTAATCTGATTGTCCTGCAATTCGAGTCTGGCAAGACTTTTGACATTTGAAATCAGTTGAACGCAGCGATCATCAAGATGACAAGACTTCAGAGTCAAACCGACCAAATCATGATTCAGTTCTCTTAAATCGTCGGGTGAAAGTTCGAGTGATTCGGCATGCAGAAAACGCAAAGTCGGAATCTTTTGTAACGCCAGGAAAGCCTTACGGGTCAGTCTGGGACAGTTTCTTATATCAACTGACTTAAGCGGCAGATCCGATAAGGCGATTATGTCACTGTCAGTTATGTTGGTATTTGAAACCGACAGAAACTCTAATTTACTCAATGTAGAAATCTTGCGGAAGTTACCGATACACCCGTCCGCCCGCAAACCGTAACCCGTGCAGAACTTCATCACTGAGTCGAGTTTTGTACTTCCCGTCAGCTCGCCCTTACTTAAAACCGGAGGATTGATGGCAAAATTGTTAGCACCAGCTGCAGTGCCGGCGGAAGAAGGTTCAGCCAAGCTGGTTCGTATCGCCCCAACTTGTTGCTGCATGCTGGCTAAACAACCAAGTGTCATAGCATACAATGCAACTGCCGCAGCTGCACACAGAGCGAACGACGTAAGAACTATCTGATCGCGTTTCTTGTTGGTAAGAATTGTCCTCTCTAATGCGACCGTGTCAATCCGCTGCATCTCTGAAAGACTTGCTGCAGATTCATGCCGGAGAATCCTGTATCGATGGGGAATTTTACGAGATGGTATCTCTAGGGCTACAGGTCGGCGCCGCTGCACTGACAACAGTGCCTCATTCAATTCCTGTGCGTCAGGGTATCGTTCACTCCGCTTTTTGGACAGCGCCTTGCGAAAGAAGACTTCAATCTCGGAGGGTTGCCTGGTGTCAGTTGCAGCAGCAAGACTTGAGGGACTAGCATGCCTTTGCAGAGCCAATTCATTCACAGTAGCACTTGCCTGAGGAGGCAATCCGGTTATGCACTCATACAGAATGAGCGCCAGCGCATAAGTGTCGCTTTCTGCGCATGCAGCTTCGCCCCGCAACTGCTCCAGACTCATATAGAGTGGAACTCCGACTCCTCCTGCAGGGGGCTTATTCCCCAGGGAAGCAATGTAACCGATGCCCAGATCACTGAGAATAACTCGATCGTCGTCGATCCAGATGCATCGTGGAGTCAGACAGCCATGAAAGAGTCCTTTCTTGTGCATAGCATCCAGAGTTTGAGAGGCAGAAATTCCCAGACGCAGACACTCTTCGATGCTAACAATCTTGCGGTGTTGCAAAATGTGAGAGAGTTGATCTCCGGATGATCTAGCAAACACAAGATAAGGTTCGTCATAACTTGTAGAACCGTAGCTAATGACGGGCTGGGTGCTCTCTGGCGCTGTTTGTTGCAGACCTTCAATGTAGGCTGCGATTGATGAGTGGACTGATTCTGCCTGATAGAAGCTCTCCTCAAAAATGTGCACTTCGCAGAATTGCTGATCCGCATTCAGTCCCTGGTAAATCGAGCGAACGTTATCGTGGCGAAGAACCTTTTCAAGCCTTATATCCCCGCACTGCGTGCCCAATCTTTCGAGATAGCGAGTATCGTTATCCAGCATCGTCATCCATCTCTGAATCATCGCTCGACGCAGATGGTATTTCAAACCAGAAAATGCTGCCACTGCCTGCATTTGACTCGACACCAATAGCGCCACCATGGCGTTCTACGATTGCTTTGCATATCGACAAACCCAGTCCGGAGCCGCCTAACTTCGAGTCATCGCTGGCCTGCACTTGCTGAAATCTATCGAAGATTTTGGATTCCATTCCCTGGGGCACACCACGACCATGATCAGCAACTGCAAAGCGCACGGCCGTTTCGTTTTCCTTGACCGAGACGTCGATTCGCTCTTTCTCGGGTGAGAACTTAATGGCGTTGGAGATTAGATTGACCATAACCTGAATCAGTCTCTCCGAGTCGCCATAGAAGTAGGGATTAGAATGTTCTGCAATATGCAGTTCGATCTGCTTCTTTGACGCCAATCCCTGCATGAGATGAACGGCTGGATTGATTATGGCTTCGGCATTTATGCCAATTAAATCGAGGTCGATTTCTCCCGACTCAAGCTTTTCCATACTCAGCAAACCATTTACCAGCCCGATCAGACGATCGATGCTCTCTGTCGCCATGCCTATTCGCTCGCTTGCGGTATCTGGCAGCTGCCCGTATATACCCCGAACGGCATTTTGCATTATCAGTTGAATTGAGCTCAAAGGTGCACGCAGATCGTGGCTGACCATGGCTACAAAATCTCGTTTCAGACGCTCCACTTGCTTGCGTTGACTGATGTCGTGAATGACACAAAACAACGCTCTATCCTCAGCAGACCAGCGAGCCGACCAGGCGCATTCGATTAATGCGCCGTCCTTCTTACGCATAGTGTTTTCGATCTCAACCGGCTCATCTTGATCTGCTGCACGAACAAGCGCAGACAAGGTAGCTTCCTTCTCCTCATCCTTCATGATGTCGAGAAATCTTCTGCCGACGATCAGATCGGGGGTAAGTCCAAACACCGCTGTCACTGCTGGATTTATGTCGATACAGATGCCGGTCTTGTCTAAACTGAGAATTACATCGACAGCATTTGTTATCAACGCTTGCTCACGTCTTATTGTTTCAGACAAGATCTCTGCCATCTCATGAAAGGATCTGTCTAACTGACCCAGCTCATCGTGCGCATCTTCCAGCGGTGCTTGCAGTGGGACTCCGGCGCTCAGTCTGACTGAATTGGCGCGCACTCTGTCCACTTTCCGAGCGATTCCCCGAGTAAAGGCCAACATCAAAAGAATTGCAATTATAACGTTTGCGAAAACTCCTGCTCCGAGAAAGTAGAGAACGGTTTCATAAGATTGGCTCTCGGCCTTGACCTCAGACTGCTGCTCTCGCTCGAATGATTCAAGCAATCCATTCACCTGACGTGTTTTAGTGAGCAAAATATCCTTCAAGACCATTGCATAGTAGTCTCGCTGTGGCGTGTGCGATATGGCGGCTTTACGAAACCGCTCAATCACCTGCAGCCCTTCCACGAGAGTGTCGGAAAGCTCTTTCATCTCACGCTCGTGGGCACTGCCTCTGGTGAGTTCGACGAGAGATGCCATCTGTACAGGAATTTTTTCAAGATATTGCTTATACGAGCGCTGAAATTCGTCGGAGTCGGGCGCATCTGGTGACATCACTTGCTGAGTGAGACCGATCGATGCGTTGTCTACCGATCCGGAAAGCTTGTTCAACTGCGAAATTACTTCGCGAACCGTTCTCTCATGCTGTACTTGCTCGTGCGAATGGCGCAAAAGCATAGCAAGAGACAGAACAAACGCCAGCTGGAGGAGCAAAGTGATTGAGACAAACGCGATACCCTTTTCGAAGAGACTGAGCTTGATCAATAGTCATCCTCATGATTACTTGTCATGCGCAGCCACTGCTCCAAAGGATCCAGAATTCAAGATTTTGACAGGGCGGTAGCAGTCGCGCAATCACCTATTTATTTGCATCATCGACTACGTATCCGACTTTATGCACAGTCCGAAAAATTGACGGTTGCCCTTCTAGATCCAATTTCTTGCGCAAATTTTTGATGTGAGAGCGAATCATTTCTGCCGAAGTATCTTCGTCAGCCGGCCAGACACGCGCAATCAACGTAGTGGCGTTGAACACTCTGCCCTTGTTTCGCATCATAAATTCGAGCAACGAAAATTCTTTTGGAGTGAGATGAATTTCTTTGCCGTCTTGCATTACTTTCCTGGCTTCGAAATCCAAAACAATATTGCCTACCTGCACCTGACTGTTTGTGAAACCTTCAGCGTTTCGCCTCAAGAGGGCGCGAATGCGAGCAACCAATTCACGCCAATCGAAGGGCTTGGCAAGGTAGTCGTCGGCGCCGGCATCAAGCCCATCAATCTTCTGATTGACATCGCTCTGCCCTGTCAGCATTAAAATGGCACACTTCTTGCCTGCCCTGCGCGCCTGACGGCAGACATCTTTGCCATTCATTCCTGGCAACATCACATCCAGGACAAGCACGTCATAGTCGTAGGTTTCAATCAATTCCAGAGCTGATTCGCCGTCAAAGACGGCCTCGACAGTATGCCTTTCAGAACGCAGCACGTCGGCCACTGATGCATTCAGCGATATATCATCTTCGCAAATCAGTATCTTAGCCATGTCCGACTCACCAGGTTACACCAAATATGGTACCAAAAGAAAACGCCCGCGCATCGCGCTGGCGTAATCAAAACTGACAACTAGCTGGAGCGATTGAGATCAGGCGATTCGAGAAGCCTTTTTCTTCAACTCTTGAACGAGATCTTCCTGACCGAGAACATAGCCGCGGCGTGCCTGGTCATCGGCATAAGCAATAATCGCTTCAGTGACATTGTTGAGCATAGACATTGGAACGAATTCGCTAACTTGATTGAGCAGTCTTTCAACAGTCACCCACTCTTCCGTGTTCAACGGAATAGCATCATCAAGTCGGGCGATAATGGTGTAGTTGCGGAGCTTGTCAGTCTTAGTATTCATAATCTAGTCCTTCAATACAGTTGTTTGCTCACAGCTAGTGAACGGTCGGATAGGAAATTCAGCCCTTATCGGAACCGCTCCCTTGAAAACCAAACCAGTTGTCGTTTTTAATCGCCCTGGTGGAGTTCAAATCTCTCTGAGATATTTATGCCCGCTTCAAACACTTCTAACCGCAAACTTAGTTGCCAAGCGGCAATTTCGTTATTTGAAATACTTTTCTCGATAGAGATTTTTGACGAAAGCCTCAGCTTCTGACACATTGCGGACTTCCTTAAATTCCTGGGCTTCGTCGAGAGCGGAGAGAATTTCTCCAATTATTGGTCCTGCGGGGATTGACAAGAGTTTCATAAGTCGATTTCCGTCAATAAGTCTCGTACGTTGCCGGTCCTCATTTAGGTATACGGAATAATTCTCTAAAAGTTCAATCCAGTTTTTTTCCAGGGCGATCCGATTCTCTTCCAACAATCCCGGACCACATGTCGCACCAAAATCTGCGAAAGCGAGCAGCATCAATTCAGGCACATCTTCGCCGACAGAGCGATAAAAGCGCCGCACCGCTTTTTCAGTAGGCGGTCCTTGATGGAAAAGCGCACCAGGACGCAGATGCCATTTGACGAGCTTGGTGATAAACCTTTCCACCGGTCTTGACCATTTCATGCGATCGGCCACTACCTCGCACATCTCTGCACCAAGCGAATCATGCGCATAGAAGGTGTGACGCCCATCTTCGTTGATAGCCCACGTGGCCGGCTTGCCGATGTCATGAAGTATGCAAGCAACTTTGGTGGCAGAGAGCCTGCTCACACCATAAGACAACTCTTTGCTTGCGCCTGCCAGAACCCAGTCAGGAACAAGCTTTAATCGCTTCTCTAATTGCGGAATCGTTTCCA is a window from the Candidatus Melainabacteria bacterium genome containing:
- a CDS encoding DUF4388 domain-containing protein; translation: MRRRSFTAPGMPPPVQPAPTETAPMISEAMMALSGDLSEKPIQWLLMAAQHYEVTGRLQLGLAACPVNIQFGLGRPLHAQSPFCVGSEAILDLFIWKDGRIQFETGKHPEHVSVHESVEELIQRGEAYAESQVFLEQHAINELSFLMRPPTRVSTEDIEKRLKDGQPIDTNIQMEFYSNIYGTRNIKDTAEKLSLQPSRWTSIAANLLQLGILFTPDGRSIATIADKRVTEPKPTAEFEALKLPTADSPPQPVAQAAAGGALSSLWQTKATVHTPPVQAPPLASEVTMTPATMAQSGIANHIVTLDQTDYNRVLGLLSSPDDGIYTFEALQFFLAKEFARACRFKTSLTLVLYTITCREPAVPPAISQLVTTTVSRIKRDVDVFGHFGTRAYALLLPNIESNQACLLVDRISKDLLEVNPTLKDSGVALHFGLASVPGDTSEINGLVKAAQVSMFHATSNRLLRTQAQQLRQ
- a CDS encoding PAS domain S-box protein, yielding MIKLSLFEKGIAFVSITLLLQLAFVLSLAMLLRHSHEQVQHERTVREVISQLNKLSGSVDNASIGLTQQVMSPDAPDSDEFQRSYKQYLEKIPVQMASLVELTRGSAHEREMKELSDTLVEGLQVIERFRKAAISHTPQRDYYAMVLKDILLTKTRQVNGLLESFEREQQSEVKAESQSYETVLYFLGAGVFANVIIAILLMLAFTRGIARKVDRVRANSVRLSAGVPLQAPLEDAHDELGQLDRSFHEMAEILSETIRREQALITNAVDVILSLDKTGICIDINPAVTAVFGLTPDLIVGRRFLDIMKDEEKEATLSALVRAADQDEPVEIENTMRKKDGALIECAWSARWSAEDRALFCVIHDISQRKQVERLKRDFVAMVSHDLRAPLSSIQLIMQNAVRGIYGQLPDTASERIGMATESIDRLIGLVNGLLSMEKLESGEIDLDLIGINAEAIINPAVHLMQGLASKKQIELHIAEHSNPYFYGDSERLIQVMVNLISNAIKFSPEKERIDVSVKENETAVRFAVADHGRGVPQGMESKIFDRFQQVQASDDSKLGGSGLGLSICKAIVERHGGAIGVESNAGSGSIFWFEIPSASSDDSEMDDDAG
- a CDS encoding response regulator transcription factor — translated: MAKILICEDDISLNASVADVLRSERHTVEAVFDGESALELIETYDYDVLVLDVMLPGMNGKDVCRQARRAGKKCAILMLTGQSDVNQKIDGLDAGADDYLAKPFDWRELVARIRALLRRNAEGFTNSQVQVGNIVLDFEARKVMQDGKEIHLTPKEFSLLEFMMRNKGRVFNATTLIARVWPADEDTSAEMIRSHIKNLRKKLDLEGQPSIFRTVHKVGYVVDDANK